The following coding sequences are from one uncultured Desulfobacter sp. window:
- a CDS encoding transporter substrate-binding domain-containing protein: MLLSRIRIGIAVRIIALSILLILSNVPWFQSHASPPAVTVPPVLRVVMDNNYPPYTFIDNEKQPQGILVDQWRLWQEKTGTQVKITSVDWKDALRDMKTGEYDVIDTVFKTDEREIWLDFGGPHTSIEVAAYFDKGISAITTADSLQGFAVAVKEGDAAVNMLLGRGVKDLIFFKGYEDIVQAAKEHKVNVFVIDTPPALYFIHKYNLQNNFKASPPLYVGQFHRAVKKGKVAMLRKIEEGFALISPDEFKNIEKKWLGSPLFQKVSRNEILTAGGAIALFFLLFLVWNYSLRSAVRKRTAELESSQIALQHERQRLEFVIDGSRLGVWEWNVQTNETVFNETWAEMLGYTLKELRPFSYTTWEKLVHSDDVEVAKDALFACVEGKTASYDCEFRMQHKDGHWVWILDRGQVFTRDAEGNPLLMFGTHTDITTIKRAQEEARTTNEMLSQFIKNSPIYAYIKEVSSTGSRTIKASDNLQNLVNMPVAEMVGKTMDELFPPEFAAQINADDWHVFSQGEILRREEVLNGCTYTTIKFPIRLGERNLLAGYTIDITDRVQGEADREKMQEQLIQSQKLESVGRLAGGVAHDFNNMLGVILGHAELAMNRMDTSLLAYDSLRNIHIAAERSASLTRQLLAFARKQTVAPKVLDLNQTIEGMVNMLTRLIGEDIDLAWLPGGKLGAIKIDPSQIDQILVNLCVNARDAIGDTGKVTIETSTASFDADYCAKHADFLAGEYVLLAVSDNGCGMHPETVAHLFEPFFTTKETGKGTGLGLATVYGIVRQNNGVINVYSEPGQGTTFKVYLPLHATKTGQTTQTDTVEPTARGHETILLVEDELLILDMTRDMLETQGFTVLAAATPAEAIRLAKEHAGEIHLLMTDVVMPGMNGRDLAKNLLTLYPSLIPLFMSGYTANVIAHHGVLDEGVHFIQKPFTMNDLSAKIREVLNFRNND, encoded by the coding sequence ATGCTTTTATCTCGCATAAGGATAGGTATAGCCGTTCGTATTATTGCCCTCAGCATCCTGCTGATCCTAAGCAATGTTCCATGGTTTCAGAGCCATGCCTCTCCTCCTGCCGTCACCGTACCCCCTGTCCTGCGGGTAGTTATGGACAATAACTATCCTCCTTACACCTTTATCGATAACGAGAAACAGCCCCAAGGTATCCTGGTCGATCAGTGGCGATTGTGGCAGGAGAAGACCGGTACCCAAGTAAAGATAACCTCCGTCGATTGGAAAGACGCTCTCAGGGACATGAAGACTGGCGAATATGATGTTATAGACACTGTCTTTAAAACCGATGAGAGAGAAATCTGGCTCGATTTCGGCGGTCCCCATACCAGCATCGAGGTGGCTGCGTATTTCGACAAGGGCATTAGCGCCATCACTACAGCCGATTCTCTGCAGGGATTTGCCGTTGCCGTCAAGGAAGGTGATGCCGCGGTAAACATGCTGTTAGGCCGTGGGGTCAAAGATTTGATCTTTTTCAAAGGGTATGAGGATATTGTCCAGGCGGCCAAAGAACACAAGGTCAACGTTTTTGTCATCGACACTCCGCCAGCGCTCTATTTTATTCACAAATATAACCTTCAGAACAATTTCAAGGCATCACCGCCGCTCTATGTCGGCCAATTTCACCGTGCGGTGAAAAAAGGCAAGGTTGCAATGTTGCGGAAAATTGAAGAGGGCTTTGCCTTAATCTCTCCCGATGAATTTAAAAATATCGAAAAGAAATGGCTCGGATCACCCCTTTTTCAAAAGGTGTCCCGGAACGAGATCCTGACGGCCGGTGGTGCCATAGCGCTTTTTTTCCTGCTGTTCCTGGTTTGGAATTATTCATTGAGATCAGCCGTGCGGAAACGGACTGCCGAACTGGAAAGCAGTCAAATAGCACTTCAGCATGAGCGCCAGCGCCTGGAGTTTGTGATTGACGGTTCACGCCTTGGGGTCTGGGAGTGGAACGTCCAAACCAATGAAACCGTGTTTAACGAGACCTGGGCTGAAATGCTCGGATATACTCTCAAGGAATTGAGGCCTTTTAGCTACACCACATGGGAAAAACTGGTCCATTCTGACGACGTTGAAGTCGCCAAGGACGCATTGTTCGCATGCGTGGAAGGAAAAACCGCCAGCTATGATTGCGAGTTCCGTATGCAGCACAAGGACGGCCATTGGGTATGGATACTTGACCGTGGCCAAGTTTTCACCCGTGACGCCGAAGGCAATCCGTTGTTGATGTTTGGTACACATACCGACATAACGACCATCAAGCGAGCCCAAGAAGAGGCGCGAACCACCAATGAAATGCTCTCACAGTTCATCAAAAACTCACCAATTTACGCCTACATTAAAGAGGTGAGTTCTACCGGCAGCCGTACCATTAAGGCCAGCGACAATTTACAGAACCTGGTCAACATGCCGGTCGCAGAGATGGTCGGCAAAACCATGGACGAGCTTTTCCCCCCCGAGTTTGCGGCGCAGATAAACGCCGATGATTGGCATGTTTTTTCTCAAGGAGAGATTCTGCGGCGTGAAGAAGTCCTGAATGGATGCACATACACAACCATCAAGTTCCCCATTCGGTTAGGAGAAAGAAATCTTCTCGCTGGTTACACAATTGATATCACCGATCGAGTTCAGGGCGAGGCGGATCGAGAAAAGATGCAGGAACAATTGATCCAATCTCAAAAATTGGAGTCTGTTGGAAGGTTGGCCGGGGGTGTTGCTCATGATTTCAACAACATGCTCGGAGTGATTCTCGGTCATGCCGAATTGGCGATGAATAGGATGGACACCTCCCTCCTGGCGTATGATAGTCTGAGGAATATCCACATCGCAGCAGAACGATCCGCCAGCCTCACCCGCCAGCTCCTGGCTTTTGCCCGTAAACAGACCGTTGCCCCCAAAGTGCTCGACCTGAACCAGACCATAGAAGGGATGGTGAACATGCTGACTCGGCTCATTGGCGAGGATATCGATCTGGCTTGGTTGCCGGGCGGAAAACTTGGGGCAATCAAAATTGATCCATCTCAAATTGACCAGATTCTGGTGAATCTGTGTGTCAACGCCCGGGACGCCATAGGTGACACGGGCAAGGTCACCATTGAAACCAGCACTGCTTCCTTTGACGCAGACTACTGCGCCAAACATGCTGATTTCCTAGCCGGTGAGTATGTACTTCTGGCGGTAAGCGACAACGGCTGCGGCATGCATCCCGAAACCGTAGCGCACTTGTTCGAGCCCTTCTTCACCACCAAGGAAACGGGCAAAGGAACCGGCTTAGGGTTGGCGACGGTGTACGGTATCGTCAGGCAAAATAACGGCGTCATCAATGTCTACAGTGAACCGGGCCAGGGAACTACCTTTAAAGTGTACCTACCCCTGCATGCGACCAAGACAGGACAGACAACACAAACAGACACGGTCGAGCCTACAGCCCGAGGGCATGAAACCATTCTGCTGGTGGAAGACGAACTGCTGATCCTCGACATGACCAGGGATATGCTCGAAACCCAGGGCTTCACTGTCCTGGCGGCAGCCACGCCGGCCGAGGCCATCCGTCTGGCAAAGGAGCATGCCGGCGAAATCCATCTGCTGATGACCGATGTGGTCATGCCGGGGATGAACGGCCGTGATTTGGCCAAGAATCTGTTAACCCTATATCCCAGCCTTATTCCTTTATTCATGTCTGGCTACACAGCCAATGTTATTGCTCACCATGGTGTACTCGACGAGGGCGTTCATTTTATCCAGAAACCATTCACAATGAACGACCTGAGTGCCAAAATCAGAGAAGTGCTTAATTTCAGGAATAATGATTGA